Below is a genomic region from Chloroflexota bacterium.
CCACAGGGACCAGGCGATCCAGGCCTGGGACCCACCCGATATCCTGCGCGGCCAACGGCACCGTGACCACGGCCCACAGGGTCAAGGACAGGACCAGCCAGCCCTCACGAGGGCGCAGGCGCTCGTATGCCCGGATCAGCCAACGCACGATCATCTCCACCACCCATACACGATTAGATCACGACTCTTCTTCCACCACCACCGGAACGACTCGGCCCGTCCCCAGTACTTTATACTCCACCCTCCGCCGCACCTCTCGGATCAGCGGCTGGAAGGGATACCCTCGCTCGATCACGTGACTGGGCACACCCTGCTCGGCCAACAGCTCCCGCAACGCGACGATCGCCCGATCCCGGGCCCCCCGCCCATTGAAGGAGCCCGGATCGACGAAGATGACGGCCGGCGCCATGCCCCGCTGGGCCAGGGGCAGGAGCGGCGGCACCCAATCCGGGCTGAGGGAGGACGTGATCACAGCCACCGTCTGCCCCTTCCCCAGGACAGGGCCCACCTCTTGCAGCACCCGGGCCAGGGGCCAATCCGGCGAGGGGGTCGCCCCGGCCAGCGCCCGCAGGATCCGCCACAGCTGCTCCTGTCCCGGCTGAGGAGGCAACAGGGCCTGCTCTCGCCCAAAGGCCACAAGCCCCACCGCCCTCCGCTCCCCATGCTGCAGGAACTCCGCCGCCAGCGAGGCCGCCAGGACGACGCCGTACTCCAGCGTGCTCTCCTCTCCGGATCCCACCTGGGTCTCCTCATCCAGATCCAGGATGATCCAGAGATTCCCGGAGAGCTCCATATCGAATTCCTTCACCATCAACTCGCCGCGATGGGCCGAACTCGGCCAGTGGATCAGATGCAGGCTGTCGCCGGGCTGATACCCCCGAACCGTCGCCGCCATGAGGGCACGATCGAAGGAGCGCAGGCTGGCCCGAGCCCGACCGCTGGCGGCCCCCACGGGCAGTTCCAACGGCGGGAGATGCATCACCCGGGGATAAACCAGGATCGTCTCCGTCTCCGGATAGCGCAGCGTGACCCGAAAGAGGCCGAAGGGATCGCCCATGTAGACCTCGGTCGGCCCCAACGTGTACACACCACGTCGGCGACACTCCCCCTTCACCAGCCAGCGATACTCCCCCTGGGAGTCACAGGCGACCACCTGGCTGGCATCGTACCCGGGAACGGTGGAGTGATCCCGCACCTCCGCCCACAACACGGGCAGGATCGTCTCGCTGTGCAGGGTGAACAGCTCCTCCAGCACATCCCCCACGGTCACCCAGGTGCCACGGGTGTGCCGGGTCAGCCCCACGTAATCACGCATCTGGCGGGCCCACAGATAGGATGCCGCCATCAGGCCCGCCACGCCCACCAGGAGGTAGATCCAGACGCGCGCCGGGCTGACCAATTCGCTGAAGGCCAGCACAGCGATGATGACAAAGGGCAGACGAGTATTCAGTTCGATGCGCCGTTCCATTTGTGCGTTCACGATACCCAGTATATCAGCACATCCACCTGTCGCCTAGTGGTGTGCGTTACAGGTGGCATCGCCTTCCCGAGCGGAACCGCCCGCTGACCCTGAAAAGACCTGCCCGTTGACAAGCACGCGACGGGAACGTATACTGAACGTGGCCTTCTCCCACACATCCAGGCAACGGCCTTCCATCCTCCTCCCCTCCCAACCATGGGAGCGCAAACGGCTCGACACAGGCTGCAAGCGGGTGAAACCATGTACATCGTCTGGGAAATCCTGGCCATCATCGCCATCGATATCCTGCTCCTTCTGATGATCTCGGAGGCGGTCGGCCCGATCCGGTTCACGCCGCCTCGCCCGACTCAAGCGAGACGCCGCCGGAGCACCATCCCCCGCGATCGCGTCGGCCGGCTGTGAGACGCTGACGATGGCAGATCCTCGATACGAGGACTTTGAAATCGAGCTGGAGCCGGAGTCGGGGTCGGCGGGACGGTACCGCGTGCGCGTGTTGAACTCGCCCGCCCAAGAGGCGCGTGGCATCTTCGTCAACCCGCTCCCGCCGGAAGCGCTGGAGGACTATCCCCCCTCCCCTCAGGATGCGCAGGCCATCGGACGACAGTTGTTCTCCGCCCTCTTCCGGGA
It encodes:
- a CDS encoding DUF58 domain-containing protein, which codes for MERRIELNTRLPFVIIAVLAFSELVSPARVWIYLLVGVAGLMAASYLWARQMRDYVGLTRHTRGTWVTVGDVLEELFTLHSETILPVLWAEVRDHSTVPGYDASQVVACDSQGEYRWLVKGECRRRGVYTLGPTEVYMGDPFGLFRVTLRYPETETILVYPRVMHLPPLELPVGAASGRARASLRSFDRALMAATVRGYQPGDSLHLIHWPSSAHRGELMVKEFDMELSGNLWIILDLDEETQVGSGEESTLEYGVVLAASLAAEFLQHGERRAVGLVAFGREQALLPPQPGQEQLWRILRALAGATPSPDWPLARVLQEVGPVLGKGQTVAVITSSLSPDWVPPLLPLAQRGMAPAVIFVDPGSFNGRGARDRAIVALRELLAEQGVPSHVIERGYPFQPLIREVRRRVEYKVLGTGRVVPVVVEEES